The stretch of DNA TCATTGCAATTAGGACATTTGAAACCGGTTTGGCTGCACACAGTTTTGCCGTCTTCGTGTACTAAACCACACTTATTGCATCGCGACTTATTCCCACAAAACTTCACGGTATGGCCGTAGCGCAAGCATTTGGAGCAATACATGACCTTGTCGCTATAGCCATGCACCGTAATCACAAGACCCTCAGCCGCGATAAAATCTGGCAAGATATTACCTTGAAAGGTAACTCTAACTGCCCTAGCCGGTACCCAGTCTACTTTACGCTCAAGTGGCGGAGCGCCCGAAGACGAAGCGCCACCTGCTGAAAAAACTTCCGtaactttcttctttctcaTACGGAACACATCCAGCACCTTGATCTCGGCATTAACTGCCTCCCTCAATTTCCCAACACCGTTCTTGATGATTTCTTCCGGCTCATCAAGATCCAAAATTACCACCCCATCCACTTCCACCTCCTTTGCCTGAATATAAACCCTGAATTGGGAGAAATCTTTGTCCAAAGGAAGCACGTTTGCCTCATTTATCCCCGTGAGAATCACCTTAACCTTGTCCGAGAAAATCTTGCGTATTTCAATGATAGTTTTGTACTTCGCATATAGCTTCTTCGACAAGGTTACCTGATTCACAGATTGCCCATCTTTGCCCCTAAAGTATACCACAAAAGGGCCCTTAGCATCAGGAGCATAAAACCGAATCCTATTAGCTAATGCCGCCACGTTTTGCGAAGAAGAATTTGCCGTGTTTTGCTTAAATTCATCGGGATCGGATTCAAATTCGTCTCCATTTGCACGACCACCACTGTCCTCTCCCATCGCTGCGCAATTCAATGCGCACCCGTTAGTTGGAGATAAGCTCGTACGACTTTGCTCACTTATACACCAAAGCTACTCTACAATGAAAAAACCCGAAAATTTCCCCACCAGAGAAACTAAAAACccggaaaaaaagaaaacttcaccccaaattaataagaaaatattgaaaaaccacccccaatcACTAAGAAAAACTAATCTCAAAATAAATCGCCTCACTAACTgacaaaatctcaaaaatatccaaaattcaCTGAACGACTCTTCTAATCGACCACTCACTTCAGCAAGCGAAACGCAACTGAACACTGGGTCCTGTAGGAGGAATTTTTAACACAGCAGTAGTTCTGCGTGATGGTCTCTTGGAAAATCAACAGGAGTCTGATTTCCGTACTGTTTGTCTTTCTAAAGTCGATGCTACAAAATTCCTTGATGCAGCTTCACGAATTCTGTGTCCTGATTTAGATTACTTCATCTGCTTCTCCAGTGTTTCATGTGGACGCGGCAATATTGGTCAAGTTAATTATGGATTGGCTAATTCAGCAATGGAGAGAATTTGTGAGGCTCGACAGGCAGCTGGATATCCTGGAATGGCTATTCAGTGGGCTGCCATCGGTGATACGGGTCTCATAATTCGAAATCTAGGAAATAATGAAACGATTATTGGTGGTACTTTACCTCAAAGGATAGTGTCCTGCTTAGAAACAATTGACGTCTTCATGCAACAACCTTATCCCATTCTGGCCTCAATGGTAATTGCAGACAAGAAAAAAGTGGGTAACGATCGGATCAGCATTTCAACTCACATCGGAAATATTCttggatttaaaaatttaaagaaaatttccttcacaTCAACATTGGCTGACTTGGGAATGGATTCACTTATGAGAGAAGAAATTAAGCAAACACTTGAAAGAAACTACGATTTAGTGTTGAATGCACAAGAAATAAGACAGCTtacttttgagaaattaaaaacatttggtgagtaataatttttattgaataaaaggATTAGATGaagtttaatattaaattcatttactcGGTGTGATTGACAATgaaattgcttcattttttagatgatgaaattaaataaaaaaaagaatatgaaaAGGCGTGGACATCACTTCCGGTTTTGGATAACTTTAGGATATACTACATCTATGTTTACCAGACGAGGGTAattggtttaaaaataaattctagcttttctctgtttttcaTGGTTTTacactaataaattaaaataaaattgataaacttATAAAAGTATTTTCGCTATTTTTCTCGTAACTATATTGCAACTATATTAATTCGGATATCTTTCCTTCTTATTGTATGAAAGGAATCgaggaaaagcttttaaaaatgtaagaatGATGTCAGGATTGTGATTTTCTTAGCGATATTCTGTGTGA from Lutzomyia longipalpis isolate SR_M1_2022 chromosome 1, ASM2433408v1 encodes:
- the LOC129786314 gene encoding uncharacterized protein LOC129786314, with amino-acid sequence MGEDSGGRANGDEFESDPDEFKQNTANSSSQNVAALANRIRFYAPDAKGPFVVYFRGKDGQSVNQVTLSKKLYAKYKTIIEIRKIFSDKVKVILTGINEANVLPLDKDFSQFRVYIQAKEVEVDGVVILDLDEPEEIIKNGVGKLREAVNAEIKVLDVFRMRKKKVTEVFSAGGASSSGAPPLERKVDWVPARAVRVTFQGNILPDFIAAEGLVITVHGYSDKVMYCSKCLRYGHTVKFCGNKSRCNKCGLVHEDGKTVCSQTGFKCPNCNETFPQAQHVCKARALHAEKSLKNAKVRHNVSYSQIVKGPHGSKRSLFESENPFEAISGMEDDMSDSDSDFPTVAESLDNKVKRRVKRPKSAFDVTRLTQKKFHRKKVAEQEERLMEEKGKAKQMKSQTSRARIKIKKKSSEESEPKGWKKVVLKLLAAFDVESDILELLEVIVFPIVERFLPKLLGSFLQEEEEEEEEDA